In Bacillus sp. Marseille-Q1617, a genomic segment contains:
- a CDS encoding methyltransferase domain-containing protein, with the protein MKMYEDTEIRVVIGAGEYSNNPTWMQTQENDLNLLNQGDWDALFSENSIKAILAEHVWEHLTYEEGVQAARNCYTYLKSGGYVRCAVPDGNFPDKVYQQMVQVGGPGPEDHPAASHRIVHTYQTLTKIFEEAGFEVRLLEYCNDAGEFVFNEWDEEEGYIYRSKRFDHRNSNGELRFVSLIVDAVKS; encoded by the coding sequence ATGAAAATGTATGAAGATACGGAAATCCGCGTTGTCATCGGAGCAGGGGAATATTCGAATAACCCGACCTGGATGCAGACACAGGAAAATGATCTTAACCTGTTGAATCAAGGGGATTGGGACGCCTTGTTTTCTGAGAACAGCATCAAAGCAATCTTGGCAGAGCATGTGTGGGAGCATTTGACCTATGAAGAAGGCGTACAGGCTGCCCGGAACTGTTATACCTATCTGAAATCAGGGGGATATGTACGATGTGCGGTACCCGATGGGAATTTCCCTGATAAAGTATATCAGCAGATGGTACAGGTCGGAGGGCCGGGTCCAGAAGATCATCCCGCTGCCAGTCATAGAATCGTACATACTTATCAAACCCTTACCAAGATATTTGAAGAGGCTGGATTCGAGGTTCGCCTTCTTGAATATTGTAATGATGCGGGGGAGTTCGTTTTCAATGAATGGGATGAGGAAGAAGGATATATCTATCGTTCCAAGCGTTTTGACCACCGGAATTCAAATGGAGAGTTAAGGTTTGTGTCTCTTATTGTTGATGCAGTGAAGTCATAA
- the murB gene encoding UDP-N-acetylmuramate dehydrogenase: MYNKENVYKELLNVMHTENIKRDEMLRDHLYTKLGGKADFFLTPTTYEEVQNIVKLSNKVDVPFTLLGNGSNLIVKDGGIRGIVLHLKNFDDIKTNDQQIVAQSGAAIIDVSRRALAERLSGLEFACGIPGTVGGALFMNAGAYGGEIKDVLDYCYVVDRHGELVKRTAADLELDYRHSNISENGDIVLEATFSLKPGEYEDIKAVMDDLTYKRESKQPLEFPSCGSVFKRPPGYFAGKLIQDSELQGTNFGGAEVSTKHAGFIVNKDNATAKDYISLIEHVQKTVKEKFDVELEREVRIIGEDLE, translated from the coding sequence ATGTACAATAAAGAAAATGTTTATAAAGAATTATTGAATGTGATGCATACAGAGAACATCAAGCGCGATGAGATGCTGAGGGACCACCTCTATACAAAGCTCGGCGGAAAAGCGGATTTCTTCCTGACCCCGACAACCTATGAGGAAGTACAGAACATCGTGAAGCTTTCCAATAAGGTGGACGTACCGTTCACTCTGCTTGGAAACGGGTCAAACCTGATTGTGAAAGACGGCGGTATCCGCGGCATCGTTCTTCATCTGAAGAACTTTGATGATATTAAAACAAACGACCAGCAGATCGTGGCGCAAAGCGGGGCAGCGATCATCGATGTATCAAGGCGTGCACTGGCAGAACGCCTGTCCGGACTTGAATTTGCCTGCGGGATTCCAGGAACTGTCGGTGGTGCCCTGTTCATGAATGCTGGTGCTTACGGCGGGGAAATCAAGGATGTACTGGATTATTGCTATGTGGTCGACCGTCATGGTGAACTCGTCAAACGTACGGCTGCTGACCTTGAACTTGATTACCGCCACAGCAACATCTCGGAAAATGGCGATATCGTCCTTGAGGCAACTTTCAGCTTGAAGCCGGGTGAATACGAGGATATCAAAGCAGTAATGGACGACCTGACGTATAAAAGAGAATCCAAGCAGCCGCTTGAATTCCCATCATGCGGAAGTGTATTCAAACGCCCTCCCGGTTACTTTGCAGGTAAACTGATCCAGGACAGCGAGCTGCAGGGAACGAACTTTGGCGGTGCCGAGGTTTCAACAAAGCATGCCGGGTTCATTGTCAACAAGGATAATGCAACCGCAAAAGACTATATCTCCTTGATTGAGCACGTGCAGAAAACGGTGAAAGAGAAGTTTGATGTGGAACTTGAGCGAGAAGTCCGGATCATCGGTGAAGATTTGGAGTAA
- a CDS encoding bifunctional 2',3'-cyclic-nucleotide 2'-phosphodiesterase/3'-nucleotidase: MPQAAPSITYADVMDQDLVKLRILETTDIHVNLANYDYYQDKETNSYGLVKTATLIKNAREEVNNSLLFDNGDLIQGNPLGDYVAKVDPLQDGETHPVYKAMNLLDYDAANIGNHEFNYGLDFLQTSLKGSGFPYVNANVYKDDGNSDPSDDENYFTPYEILDREVVDEDGEKHTLKVGVIGFTPPQIMQWDKANLEGKVIAKDIVESANKFVPEMKEKGADIIVAIPHSGIGNVTDEGIEENATYSLSKVEGIDAILFGHSHGVFPSESYAGIEGVDVNKGTINGVASVMPGYWGSHLGLVDLELELKDGEWSVVNSQSSTRAIADKDGNPLVERDEEVFGAIEEDHNHTVDWVRSAVGETTAPINSYFAQVKDDPSIQIVTNAQKWYVEKYIKGTEYEGLPVLSAGAPFKAGTRGDASYYTDIPAGELAIKNVADLYLYPNTLQAVLIDGTQVKEWLEMSAGQFNQIDTATSEEQSLVNGNFRSYNFDVIDGVTYEIDVTKPVRYGTDGKLFNEDSHRIKNLKYNGQPIDPDQKFIVATNNYRASGGGHFPGIDGSNIIIQSPDENRNVIIDYIMEKGTINPEADGNWNFAAIKGDVNVVFETSPEAQKYLHDSRTYEYIRTEDSGFAKYSIKFKQSDATNPGQEKKESKGNFLTNFISSIAQTFNFIK; this comes from the coding sequence ATCCCTCAAGCCGCTCCTTCCATTACGTACGCTGATGTCATGGATCAGGACTTGGTGAAGCTTCGTATTTTGGAAACAACGGATATACACGTAAACCTTGCCAACTATGATTATTATCAAGATAAAGAAACAAACAGCTATGGACTTGTCAAAACAGCCACTCTTATAAAAAACGCGCGTGAAGAAGTAAATAACAGCCTGTTATTCGATAACGGCGACCTGATTCAAGGGAACCCACTGGGGGATTACGTGGCAAAAGTGGATCCGCTGCAAGACGGTGAGACTCACCCGGTATATAAAGCGATGAATCTGCTTGATTATGATGCAGCGAACATCGGAAACCACGAGTTCAACTATGGACTGGATTTTCTTCAAACTTCTTTAAAAGGCTCTGGTTTTCCATATGTAAACGCCAATGTTTATAAAGATGACGGAAATAGCGATCCGAGTGACGATGAGAATTACTTTACACCTTATGAAATTCTTGACCGTGAAGTAGTCGATGAAGACGGGGAAAAACATACCCTTAAGGTCGGTGTCATCGGGTTCACCCCTCCACAGATCATGCAGTGGGATAAAGCGAACCTTGAAGGAAAAGTGATTGCAAAAGATATCGTGGAATCAGCAAATAAATTCGTTCCTGAGATGAAAGAAAAAGGTGCCGATATCATTGTCGCCATTCCTCACTCCGGAATAGGAAATGTAACTGATGAAGGTATCGAAGAGAATGCTACTTATTCCCTGTCAAAAGTGGAAGGGATCGACGCCATCCTGTTCGGTCATTCCCACGGGGTCTTCCCTTCTGAATCGTATGCTGGCATCGAAGGGGTAGACGTAAACAAAGGAACGATCAATGGTGTCGCTTCCGTTATGCCAGGTTACTGGGGAAGCCACCTTGGTCTTGTCGACCTGGAGCTGGAACTGAAAGACGGAGAGTGGTCAGTTGTCAATTCCCAATCTTCCACGCGGGCTATCGCGGATAAGGACGGTAACCCATTAGTTGAACGCGATGAAGAAGTTTTCGGAGCTATCGAGGAAGACCATAACCACACAGTAGACTGGGTCAGAAGTGCAGTCGGTGAAACAACCGCTCCGATCAACAGCTATTTTGCACAGGTTAAAGATGATCCTTCCATTCAGATCGTGACGAACGCACAAAAATGGTATGTGGAAAAATACATCAAGGGCACTGAATACGAAGGGCTTCCGGTATTATCCGCAGGCGCACCGTTCAAAGCAGGAACACGTGGGGACGCTTCCTATTACACAGACATCCCCGCAGGCGAGCTTGCAATCAAAAACGTTGCCGACCTTTATTTGTACCCTAATACCCTTCAGGCTGTATTAATTGATGGGACACAAGTGAAAGAATGGCTGGAGATGTCGGCCGGACAATTCAACCAGATCGATACAGCAACTTCTGAAGAGCAGTCCCTTGTGAATGGAAATTTCCGTTCCTATAACTTTGACGTGATTGACGGTGTCACGTATGAAATCGATGTGACAAAACCTGTTCGTTACGGAACAGACGGCAAACTGTTCAATGAGGATTCCCACAGAATCAAAAATCTTAAGTACAATGGTCAGCCAATCGATCCGGATCAAAAGTTCATCGTGGCAACGAATAATTACCGTGCAAGCGGCGGCGGACACTTCCCTGGCATCGACGGATCGAACATCATCATCCAATCACCGGATGAGAACCGCAATGTCATCATCGATTACATCATGGAAAAAGGGACAATCAACCCTGAAGCAGACGGCAACTGGAATTTCGCTGCAATCAAAGGGGATGTCAATGTCGTATTCGAGACTTCTCCTGAAGCTCAGAAATACCTCCATGATTCAAGAACATACGAGTACATCCGCACCGAAGACAGCGGATTCGCCAAGTATTCAATCAAGTTCAAGCAGAGTGATGCAACGAATCCCGGACAGGAAAAGAAGGAGTCTAAAGGAAACTTTTTGACGAACTTCATTTCATCGATTGCACAGACGTTCAATTTCATCAAGTAA
- a CDS encoding DMT family transporter — translation MARLYMALIGLSLIWGMSFVFIKWLIEPAGVWGTTFLRCIAGALVLLPIFFIQRRKGEKKPLPIWKLIVVGIGNAALPWTLIALSETQINSNTASILNATTPIWTGLIGFLLFSVVLTSFQWIGILVGFIGILVLMNFEVSGIFSSDFVGVGTMILATVSYAFSSQFTKKYLAGTSVVTISTFQLLIGAAIGFIGMLVTQPIEVGSLFTGEALLGIIGLGCFGSGIATLLYFYIMTNGSPEFASTVTYLIPGTAMIWGFVLLGEPVTHNLILGLLIIFAGVFLSSRKSKKALASLTVGTR, via the coding sequence ATGGCTCGCTTGTATATGGCCCTGATCGGGTTAAGTCTGATCTGGGGAATGTCCTTTGTCTTCATAAAGTGGTTGATCGAGCCGGCAGGCGTATGGGGAACGACATTTCTGCGCTGCATCGCCGGGGCTCTTGTGCTGCTGCCGATCTTTTTCATTCAAAGACGCAAAGGGGAGAAGAAACCGCTGCCGATATGGAAGCTGATTGTTGTCGGCATCGGGAACGCGGCTCTACCCTGGACCCTGATTGCATTAAGTGAAACACAGATTAATAGTAATACAGCCTCTATTCTGAACGCGACGACTCCAATATGGACGGGGCTCATTGGCTTTTTACTGTTTTCAGTCGTGCTGACAAGCTTTCAGTGGATCGGGATCTTGGTTGGTTTCATTGGAATTTTAGTATTGATGAATTTTGAAGTGAGCGGGATTTTCAGTTCTGACTTTGTCGGAGTGGGTACGATGATCCTTGCGACTGTGAGCTATGCGTTTTCTTCTCAATTTACGAAAAAATATCTGGCAGGAACGAGTGTCGTCACCATTTCGACGTTTCAACTGTTGATTGGTGCAGCAATCGGCTTTATAGGAATGCTGGTGACTCAGCCAATTGAAGTTGGAAGCCTGTTTACTGGTGAAGCTTTACTTGGAATCATCGGTCTTGGCTGTTTCGGATCTGGAATTGCGACGCTGCTTTACTTTTATATCATGACAAATGGAAGCCCGGAATTTGCCTCCACGGTCACCTACTTGATTCCGGGGACTGCAATGATTTGGGGATTTGTGCTGCTCGGAGAACCGGTTACGCATAATTTGATTCTTGGTCTTTTGATCATTTTTGCGGGGGTATTTTTGTCTTCGAGAAAGTCTAAAAAGGCGCTTGCTTCCCTTACCGTAGGGACCAGGTGA
- a CDS encoding DegV family protein, which yields MKTAIVTDSTAYIPKELRESLNIHMIPLSVILGGETYREEIDITANEFYEEVVSQDKLPTTSQPPVGEFVELFEKLARDYDAVVSIHLSSGISGTYQGAVQAGEMVEGIKVYPYDSEISCMIQGFYALEGAKLAREGKGAEDIVRLLDEMKRSVQAYFMVDDLAHLQRGGRLSQAQAIIGSLLQVKPLLHFVDKVIVPFEKIRTRKKALKRVEGLLEEAVKDGGSYQASIIHANREDEAVVWMKELSEKYPNVEFDVSYFGPVIGTHLGEGSMGMGWARKISG from the coding sequence ATGAAAACGGCAATTGTAACGGATAGTACAGCCTACATCCCGAAAGAATTGCGCGAGTCTTTAAACATACACATGATCCCGCTGAGCGTCATCCTTGGCGGGGAGACATACCGTGAAGAAATCGATATTACTGCCAATGAATTCTATGAAGAGGTTGTCAGTCAGGACAAGCTGCCGACCACATCCCAGCCGCCGGTCGGTGAATTTGTGGAGCTGTTTGAAAAACTGGCGCGTGACTACGATGCGGTCGTGTCTATTCACTTATCCAGCGGCATCAGCGGCACCTACCAGGGAGCGGTGCAGGCAGGAGAAATGGTTGAGGGAATCAAGGTCTATCCATATGATTCGGAAATCAGCTGCATGATACAGGGATTCTATGCTCTCGAGGGTGCCAAGCTTGCCCGTGAAGGAAAAGGTGCAGAAGATATCGTCAGGTTGCTGGATGAAATGAAGCGGTCGGTTCAGGCATACTTCATGGTTGATGATTTGGCTCATCTGCAACGCGGCGGTCGTCTATCACAGGCGCAGGCAATCATCGGAAGCTTACTGCAGGTAAAGCCTTTGCTGCATTTTGTTGATAAAGTCATCGTGCCATTTGAGAAAATCCGAACTCGCAAGAAGGCATTGAAGCGGGTGGAAGGATTGTTGGAAGAGGCAGTGAAGGACGGCGGTTCTTATCAAGCTTCGATTATCCATGCTAATCGTGAAGATGAAGCGGTGGTGTGGATGAAGGAGTTATCTGAGAAGTATCCGAATGTGGAGTTTGATGTGAGTTATTTTGGCCCGGTGATCGGTACTCATTTGGGTGAAGGCTCGATGGGGATGGGCTGGGCTAGGAAGATTAGTGGATAA
- a CDS encoding transposase, with protein MGREPRVWFPGAVFHITARGNRKNNIFRDSKDYHHYLSLLLKAKLRTPFILHSFCLMPNHIHLVIETINHSPTEIIHYIHSIYARYFNRKYNYIGHVFQGRYYSKMIKNMKQLLDTCSYIHLNPVKSRSSKLPEDYRWSNYKSYVNMVNDKITDKEKIYQALGDNPQQKYQFYVESKLRVKDWERPT; from the coding sequence ATGGGAAGAGAACCTCGAGTTTGGTTCCCTGGTGCGGTTTTTCATATTACTGCCAGGGGGAACAGGAAAAATAATATTTTTAGGGACAGCAAGGATTACCACCATTATTTATCACTTCTATTAAAAGCTAAGCTTCGAACCCCTTTCATCTTACACTCGTTTTGCCTCATGCCTAACCATATCCACTTAGTGATCGAAACCATCAACCATTCCCCAACCGAGATCATCCATTATATTCACTCCATTTATGCAAGGTATTTCAATAGAAAGTACAACTATATTGGTCATGTATTTCAGGGGCGCTACTACTCCAAGATGATAAAAAACATGAAACAGCTGTTGGATACGTGTAGTTATATCCACTTGAATCCAGTTAAATCACGTAGCTCAAAGTTGCCAGAGGATTACCGGTGGAGTAATTACAAGTCCTATGTCAATATGGTTAACGACAAAATAACGGATAAAGAAAAAATTTATCAAGCATTGGGTGATAACCCCCAACAAAAATATCAATTCTATGTAGAATCAAAATTGAGGGTAAAGGATTGGGAGAGACCGACTTAA
- a CDS encoding DEAD/DEAH box helicase, with amino-acid sequence MMGRVSECTPLITWSGPSPTNHNQPIFDWQGTLSPAQQEAFNRVVETVRKNDNLLVWAVCGAGKTEVLFEGIHEALTQNKRVCIAAPRTDVILELSPRLQKVFPQTPITTLYGGSEDRHNYGQLVLSTTHQLYRYQHAFDFIIIDEVDAFPYSYDTSLQYAVEKARKPESAIVYLTATPDSKTQKKCSSGKQNHIRIPARYHRHPIPAPRLAWCGNWEKSFEKNKIPAALKKWTLQRLQQNKQALIFFPSVKAMEKALPLFRELNPAIESVHSEDPGRKDKVQNMRNNETPILLTTTILERGVTIPNIDVAVLGAEDKIFTESALVQIAGRAGRSADYPKGDVVYFHHGRTREMINAILHIFFMNKEAMKRELIDG; translated from the coding sequence ATGATGGGAAGAGTGTCCGAGTGCACACCACTAATAACCTGGAGCGGACCATCGCCAACCAATCACAACCAGCCGATTTTCGACTGGCAGGGTACTCTCTCCCCAGCTCAGCAGGAAGCCTTCAATAGAGTAGTAGAAACCGTGCGAAAGAATGACAATCTACTAGTCTGGGCAGTCTGCGGAGCCGGGAAAACAGAAGTCCTTTTCGAAGGCATTCATGAAGCTCTCACTCAAAACAAACGGGTCTGCATCGCCGCACCCAGGACCGACGTCATCCTAGAGCTCTCACCAAGACTCCAAAAAGTTTTTCCTCAAACACCAATCACCACCCTTTACGGAGGGTCCGAAGACCGCCACAATTACGGCCAGCTTGTCCTTTCAACGACCCACCAGCTATACAGATACCAGCATGCGTTTGACTTCATAATCATTGATGAAGTAGATGCCTTTCCTTATTCCTATGACACGTCTCTTCAATACGCAGTAGAGAAAGCACGTAAACCCGAGTCGGCCATCGTCTATTTAACAGCCACTCCTGACTCAAAGACCCAGAAAAAGTGCTCATCAGGAAAACAAAATCATATCCGAATCCCCGCCCGTTATCATCGCCACCCAATCCCTGCTCCTCGCTTAGCCTGGTGCGGCAATTGGGAAAAATCATTTGAGAAGAACAAAATTCCCGCAGCACTTAAAAAATGGACCCTTCAAAGACTCCAGCAAAACAAACAGGCACTCATCTTCTTCCCATCAGTAAAAGCCATGGAAAAGGCTCTGCCGCTGTTCCGGGAACTCAACCCGGCAATAGAATCCGTCCACTCAGAAGATCCAGGCAGAAAGGATAAAGTCCAAAACATGAGAAACAATGAAACACCGATTCTTCTTACCACCACTATTTTAGAAAGAGGCGTCACAATCCCAAATATCGATGTTGCTGTATTAGGGGCTGAAGATAAGATTTTCACCGAAAGTGCACTTGTTCAAATTGCCGGAAGGGCGGGAAGAAGTGCCGATTATCCAAAGGGTGATGTCGTATATTTTCACCATGGCCGGACAAGGGAAATGATTAATGCGATCCTTCACATCTTTTTTATGAACAAGGAAGCCATGAAGCGAGAATTGATCGATGGCTGA
- a CDS encoding ComF family protein yields MADFCLYCVNPIKEVISWKGLFYNEPEYLCEQCLKGLQAISGQRCLHCSRSFENLASELVKGDICLDCYRWEKDPKWKGILESNTSLFEYNDFLKEYLARYKYRGDYALAKAFALQIANCLKGMHYHHIATIPLSQERHYERGFNQSTALLEAAGIAASPLLTRIHSEKQSKKSRQERLEQKQVFILPKADLKGQSILLFDDIYTTGTTLRQAAKLLKEAGAHEVSSLTLARG; encoded by the coding sequence ATGGCTGATTTCTGTCTTTATTGTGTGAACCCCATCAAAGAAGTGATTTCATGGAAAGGATTGTTTTACAACGAACCTGAGTATCTTTGTGAGCAATGTCTAAAGGGACTTCAAGCAATTTCAGGACAAAGGTGTTTGCATTGCTCACGCTCGTTTGAGAATCTAGCCAGTGAGCTAGTAAAAGGGGATATTTGTCTGGACTGCTACCGATGGGAGAAAGATCCGAAGTGGAAAGGCATACTTGAAAGTAACACCTCCCTCTTTGAATACAATGACTTTCTGAAAGAATACCTTGCCCGCTACAAATACAGGGGTGATTATGCTTTAGCAAAAGCATTCGCGCTTCAAATCGCAAACTGTCTTAAGGGGATGCATTATCACCACATCGCCACGATTCCCCTGAGCCAGGAAAGACACTATGAAAGAGGATTCAACCAATCGACGGCACTTTTAGAAGCTGCAGGCATAGCGGCATCTCCTTTACTAACAAGGATCCACTCTGAAAAACAGTCGAAAAAATCACGCCAGGAACGATTGGAGCAAAAACAAGTTTTTATATTACCAAAAGCAGATCTCAAAGGCCAATCCATTCTTCTCTTCGATGACATCTATACAACCGGAACGACGTTAAGACAAGCCGCCAAATTGTTAAAAGAAGCCGGGGCACATGAAGTCTCCTCTTTAACTCTTGCCAGGGGTTAA
- a CDS encoding TIGR03826 family flagellar region protein, which yields MSEVMNCPRCNALFMKNKFRDVCDKCFREDEKMYETVYQFLKKRENRAATMETVINQTGVEEELLYKWVKKGRIQTKMFPNLGYPCDKCGKIITSGKLCQGCTDGLKKDLQQYEANSEWKEKMKEQRTYYTTRDK from the coding sequence ATGTCAGAAGTTATGAACTGTCCACGCTGTAATGCGCTGTTTATGAAAAATAAATTCAGGGACGTATGTGATAAATGTTTTAGAGAAGATGAGAAAATGTATGAGACGGTGTACCAATTTTTAAAGAAAAGGGAGAACCGTGCTGCGACGATGGAGACGGTCATTAACCAAACGGGTGTGGAGGAAGAACTTCTTTATAAATGGGTAAAGAAGGGACGAATTCAGACGAAAATGTTCCCTAACTTGGGTTATCCATGTGATAAATGCGGGAAGATTATCACTAGCGGCAAGCTTTGTCAGGGATGTACGGATGGCTTGAAAAAGGACTTGCAGCAGTATGAGGCGAATAGTGAATGGAAAGAAAAGATGAAGGAGCAGCGAACGTATTATACGACGCGTGACAAGTGA
- the flgM gene encoding flagellar biosynthesis anti-sigma factor FlgM, whose product MKINNIGNQNINPYQRSLNKLGSAAKSGKTPSDKIEISSTAKEMQEVSKMTKERQAKVEALKDQVQSGNYTIDPKAIAKGLKNFYQS is encoded by the coding sequence ATGAAAATCAATAATATTGGGAACCAGAATATCAATCCGTATCAGCGCAGCCTGAATAAGTTAGGTTCAGCAGCGAAATCCGGGAAAACACCTTCTGATAAAATCGAGATTTCTTCCACTGCAAAAGAAATGCAGGAAGTCTCGAAAATGACGAAAGAACGCCAGGCAAAAGTGGAAGCACTGAAGGATCAGGTACAGAGCGGGAATTACACAATCGATCCGAAAGCCATTGCCAAAGGATTAAAGAATTTCTATCAAAGCTAG
- a CDS encoding flagellar protein FlgN: protein MSATVLIATLEKLYKLNKSLFDLSVKKTQVIKRGDMAGLDNLLKDEQKHIAAINTVENERQRQSAGYLNGLGLLTEEPPTLSQCIEYSAPDDQTVLREWQNKMTELIFELKERNELNQKLVYQSLQFVNMNLSMMQPQDHQSTYARPNGEKKAPPQRSIFDSQA, encoded by the coding sequence ATGTCAGCAACTGTTTTAATCGCAACGCTTGAAAAACTATATAAGCTGAATAAAAGTTTGTTTGACCTTTCCGTAAAAAAAACACAGGTGATCAAAAGGGGTGATATGGCAGGGCTCGACAACCTGTTAAAAGACGAGCAGAAGCATATCGCCGCTATCAATACGGTCGAGAATGAACGTCAGCGGCAGTCTGCCGGCTATTTAAATGGACTCGGCCTGCTGACAGAAGAACCGCCGACCCTTTCTCAATGCATCGAATACAGTGCGCCCGATGATCAAACCGTTCTTCGGGAATGGCAGAATAAAATGACAGAGTTGATTTTCGAATTAAAAGAACGAAATGAACTGAATCAAAAATTGGTCTATCAATCTCTTCAATTTGTGAATATGAACCTATCGATGATGCAGCCGCAGGATCACCAGTCGACATACGCACGTCCGAACGGCGAAAAAAAAGCACCGCCACAACGATCAATCTTTGATTCCCAGGCTTAA
- the flgK gene encoding flagellar hook-associated protein FlgK, with amino-acid sequence MRSTFHGLETAKRGMYTQQGALYTTGHNISNANTPGYSRQRVNFEQTTPYPAPSMNRPDIPGQMGTGVEAGSIQRVRDSFLDVQYRGENNKLGYWESKMEAMKKMEEVMNEPSESGLSKTIDMFWQSLQDLAVNPTNAGARSVVRERGIAVANTFNYLSSSLTGVRGDLKNELSVTEKQINSLTRQIDKINKQIADVEPHGYLPNDLYDERDRLIDELSKHVSIQTSYQSSGGASSPIAEGQVTVNLVGKDGNFAINLVGKSGANELKLSMKGPQDTVDSVTIGNQTLDVNDFLSQGEGKLRALIDTYGYSDKNGKAQGSYITMLNELDNMAYEFAKAFNEQHQKGVSPAGMEDPTVETPKFFQDAADASADLGNIDRSGFAQRMQIADELENLDMIATASAGNPTLGDAANVRALADIITTTELSYGEKPATFRAHFESVIGAMAVESQESVRLSQNSGVLRSAVEERRMSVSGVSLDEEMTNMIKFQHAYNASARMITLQDEMLDKIINGMGTVGR; translated from the coding sequence ATGCGATCTACTTTCCACGGCCTTGAAACCGCCAAGCGCGGCATGTACACACAGCAAGGCGCCCTTTATACGACAGGTCACAATATTTCCAACGCAAACACGCCGGGCTACAGCCGCCAGCGTGTGAACTTTGAACAGACCACTCCATATCCTGCTCCTTCAATGAACCGTCCAGATATCCCGGGTCAAATGGGAACCGGGGTAGAGGCGGGTTCCATTCAGCGTGTGCGCGATTCGTTCCTGGATGTTCAATACCGCGGTGAAAATAACAAGCTGGGATATTGGGAATCGAAAATGGAAGCGATGAAAAAGATGGAAGAAGTCATGAACGAACCATCGGAGTCAGGTCTATCCAAGACGATAGATATGTTCTGGCAGTCGCTCCAGGATCTTGCGGTCAATCCGACGAACGCAGGTGCAAGGTCAGTTGTTCGTGAGCGTGGAATCGCGGTGGCGAATACGTTTAATTATTTATCATCCTCGCTGACCGGTGTTCGCGGTGATTTGAAAAATGAACTCAGCGTGACTGAAAAGCAAATCAACTCCCTGACAAGACAAATCGATAAAATTAATAAACAAATCGCAGATGTTGAGCCTCATGGTTACCTGCCTAATGATTTGTATGATGAACGTGACCGCCTGATTGATGAATTATCAAAGCACGTGTCGATTCAAACAAGCTACCAGTCAAGCGGAGGAGCATCTTCCCCGATTGCAGAAGGCCAGGTGACCGTTAACCTGGTTGGCAAGGACGGGAATTTTGCCATCAACCTGGTCGGGAAAAGCGGAGCAAACGAACTGAAGCTTTCCATGAAAGGACCTCAAGATACGGTCGATTCCGTCACAATCGGAAACCAGACGCTTGATGTGAACGACTTTTTATCACAGGGTGAAGGGAAATTAAGAGCCCTCATCGATACATACGGTTACTCAGACAAGAACGGCAAAGCACAAGGCTCTTACATTACGATGCTGAACGAACTCGACAATATGGCGTATGAATTTGCTAAAGCATTTAACGAACAGCACCAAAAAGGTGTGTCCCCTGCAGGAATGGAAGATCCGACCGTTGAAACACCGAAGTTCTTCCAGGATGCCGCGGATGCTTCTGCAGACTTAGGGAACATAGATAGATCAGGGTTTGCCCAGCGTATGCAAATTGCGGATGAACTGGAAAACCTGGACATGATTGCAACAGCAAGTGCAGGCAATCCTACACTTGGTGACGCAGCCAACGTAAGAGCACTTGCAGATATTATTACCACGACTGAACTTTCATACGGGGAAAAACCGGCAACCTTCAGGGCTCACTTCGAATCGGTCATCGGTGCAATGGCGGTTGAATCTCAGGAATCCGTCCGGCTTTCACAAAACTCCGGAGTGCTGCGTTCAGCGGTTGAAGAACGCCGTATGTCTGTAAGCGGGGTTTCACTTGATGAGGAAATGACCAATATGATCAAATTCCAGCACGCCTACAATGCTTCTGCGAGAATGATCACCCTTCAGGATGAAATGCTCGATAAAATCATCAACGGCATGGGAACCGTGGGAAGATAG